Proteins from a single region of Dysosmobacter acutus:
- a CDS encoding ABC transporter permease, translating to MRKSGFYPRMAAVNLARNWQFYGPYLFSCGGTAAMFYILCFLTWNDLIDSVRGAAYLQSLMYLGCIIVALFAAVILLYANSFVMKCRRRELGLYNILGMEKRHIARVMVWETLMSAAAAMVGGLLAGIVLSKLILLLLLKLVRIPVAMGFEISLPGIGYTAALFAALFLLTLLSNLFRLGRSRPIELLHSTSVGEREPKTKRLLTFVGILSLAGGYGIALKVQDPAEALVFFFVAVLLVMLGTYCLFTAGSIALLKRLRANRAFYYQTNHFTAVAGMFYRMKQNAVGLANICILATMVLVTVSSTVCLYLGMEDSLDTMFPHDIEVTEHLAGQGTDPEGTFAKVQEEVAASGRKVEYLSYDTLTTLRGWRSGGTVEFAASDGIFTELEIFTADEYGRLTGETVSLKEGEVLVHSTDQALPGTLSVGGLPFQVKGRLKAFTEETNAAVISNMENVEMVVADEAVVERLKEAAGGGYTAFRIRMDIDGTDAEKIACANAILGVSDGAFSLTSRQDNALDIYTMYGGFLFLGLFLGLLFLMTTVLIIYYKQVSEGYEDRKRFEIMQQVGMSPREVRSSIRSQILIVFFLPLAMAGLHILAAFPMISKLLRLFQLTNITLFALCTAGTLLAFCLIYALVYWATARTYYRIVQKPGF from the coding sequence ATGCGTAAAAGCGGCTTTTATCCCCGTATGGCCGCGGTGAATCTGGCCCGGAACTGGCAATTTTACGGGCCCTACCTCTTCTCCTGCGGCGGTACGGCGGCCATGTTCTACATCCTGTGCTTTCTCACCTGGAACGATCTCATCGACTCGGTCCGGGGCGCGGCCTACCTTCAGTCCCTCATGTATCTTGGATGCATCATCGTGGCGCTCTTCGCGGCGGTGATCCTGCTCTACGCCAACAGCTTCGTGATGAAGTGCCGGCGGCGGGAATTAGGGCTTTACAACATCCTGGGCATGGAGAAGCGGCACATTGCCCGGGTGATGGTGTGGGAGACGCTGATGAGCGCCGCCGCGGCCATGGTGGGCGGACTGCTGGCCGGGATCGTGCTGTCCAAGCTGATTTTGCTGCTGCTTTTGAAGTTGGTGCGGATCCCGGTGGCCATGGGCTTTGAGATCAGCCTGCCGGGCATAGGATACACGGCGGCGCTCTTCGCGGCGCTGTTCCTTCTGACGCTGTTGAGCAACCTGTTCCGCCTGGGCCGTTCCCGCCCCATTGAGCTGCTCCACAGCACAAGCGTGGGTGAGCGAGAGCCCAAAACCAAGCGGCTGCTGACGTTTGTCGGCATCCTGAGCCTGGCCGGCGGGTACGGCATTGCCCTGAAGGTGCAGGATCCGGCGGAGGCGCTGGTCTTCTTTTTCGTGGCGGTGCTCCTGGTGATGTTAGGCACCTACTGCCTGTTCACCGCCGGCTCCATCGCCCTGCTCAAGCGGCTGCGGGCCAACCGGGCCTTCTATTACCAGACCAACCACTTCACCGCCGTGGCCGGCATGTTCTACCGCATGAAGCAAAACGCGGTGGGCCTTGCCAACATCTGTATTCTGGCCACCATGGTGCTGGTGACGGTCTCCTCCACCGTGTGCCTCTATCTTGGCATGGAGGATTCCCTTGACACCATGTTCCCCCACGATATTGAGGTGACGGAGCATCTGGCCGGCCAGGGAACGGACCCGGAGGGAACCTTTGCAAAAGTGCAGGAGGAGGTGGCCGCCTCAGGCCGGAAGGTGGAGTACCTGAGCTATGATACGCTCACCACCCTCAGAGGATGGCGCAGCGGCGGCACGGTGGAGTTTGCGGCCTCTGATGGGATTTTTACAGAGTTGGAGATTTTTACGGCCGATGAGTACGGCCGCCTGACCGGAGAAACCGTCTCCCTGAAGGAGGGAGAGGTGCTGGTCCACTCCACGGACCAGGCCCTGCCCGGGACTCTGAGCGTGGGCGGGCTCCCCTTTCAGGTCAAAGGCCGTCTGAAGGCTTTTACGGAGGAAACCAACGCTGCCGTGATCAGCAACATGGAGAACGTGGAGATGGTAGTGGCGGACGAGGCCGTGGTGGAGCGCCTGAAGGAGGCGGCGGGCGGCGGCTACACCGCATTTCGCATCCGCATGGACATCGACGGCACCGACGCGGAGAAGATCGCCTGCGCCAATGCCATACTGGGCGTTTCAGACGGCGCCTTCAGCCTTACCAGCCGCCAGGACAACGCCCTGGATATCTACACCATGTACGGCGGATTTTTGTTCTTGGGGCTGTTTTTAGGCCTGCTGTTCCTGATGACCACGGTTCTCATCATCTACTATAAGCAGGTCTCGGAGGGATACGAGGACCGGAAGCGGTTCGAGATCATGCAGCAGGTGGGTATGAGCCCCCGGGAGGTCCGCTCCTCCATCCGCAGCCAGATTCTCATTGTGTTCTTCCTGCCACTTGCCATGGCGGGACTCCACATTCTGGCGGCCTTCCCCATGATCTCCAAGCTGCTGCGTCTTTTTCAGCTCACCAACATCACGCTGTTCGCCCTGTGCACCGCCGGAACGCTGCTGGCCTTCTGCCTCATCTACGCGCTGGTTTACTGGGCCACGGCCAGGACCTATTACCGGATCGTGCAAAAGCCCGGGTTTTAA
- a CDS encoding ABC transporter ATP-binding protein: MSLLEVSHLRKVYTTRFGGNQVEALRNVNFSVEDGEYVAIMGESGSGKTTLLNILAALDRPTSGEVFLNGKALSDIRERDMATFRRSNLGFVFQDFNLLDTFSIQDNIFLPLVLAGKDYDLMQKKLAPIAEKLEITEILTKFPYEVSGGQKQRSAVARALITDPQIILADEPTGALDSRASDHLLDLLGQVNESAQTILMVTHSIKAASHAKRVLFLRDGEVYHQLYRGGESQESQFRRISDTLTLLAQGGDLHA, translated from the coding sequence ATGTCACTTTTGGAAGTCAGCCATCTGCGAAAAGTCTACACCACCCGCTTTGGCGGCAATCAGGTGGAGGCGCTGCGCAACGTAAATTTCTCCGTGGAAGACGGGGAGTACGTGGCCATCATGGGCGAGTCCGGCTCCGGCAAGACCACGCTGCTGAACATTCTGGCGGCCTTGGACCGGCCCACCTCCGGAGAGGTGTTTTTAAACGGCAAGGCGCTCTCGGACATCCGGGAGCGGGATATGGCAACCTTCCGCCGCAGCAACTTGGGCTTTGTGTTCCAGGACTTCAACCTGTTGGACACCTTTTCCATCCAGGACAACATCTTTCTGCCCTTGGTCCTGGCGGGCAAGGACTATGACCTGATGCAAAAAAAACTGGCCCCCATTGCCGAAAAGCTGGAGATCACGGAGATTCTCACCAAGTTCCCCTACGAGGTGTCCGGCGGCCAGAAGCAGCGCTCGGCCGTGGCCCGGGCTCTGATCACCGACCCCCAGATCATCTTGGCCGACGAGCCCACCGGCGCCCTGGACTCCAGGGCTTCGGACCACCTGCTGGACCTTTTGGGCCAGGTCAACGAGAGCGCTCAGACCATCCTCATGGTGACCCATTCCATCAAGGCGGCCAGCCACGCTAAAAGGGTGCTCTTTTTGCGAGACGGCGAGGTGTACCACCAGCTCTACCGGGGCGGCGAAAGCCAGGAGTCCCAGTTCCGGCGGATATCCGATACGCTGACGCTGCTGGCACAAGGCGGTGACCTCCATGCGTAA
- a CDS encoding sensor histidine kinase: MLISYIKRQYKLILMLALFAVVFASVFALYDLQAEAVFYAASLCLLIGLVLFFVGYRRYLRTHRELKRLLANVEELSFCLPPPQGALEADYQALVRSLCQDRARIVAEGEDRSKDMLDYFTLWVHQIKTPVAAMSLLLQTEEASREAMGAELLKIEQYVEMVLTYLRLGGDSTDYVLRRCSLDELVRACARRYAKLFVLKKISLRFDETGRSVLTDEKWLSFVVGQLLSNAIKYTPEGGEVRVYGDGQTLVVSDTGIGIREEDLPRVFEKGFTGQNGRAEKKSTGIGLYLCRRILDKLGGSVSIVSRPGKGTIVRVLLPEGKQVLE, encoded by the coding sequence ATGCTGATTTCTTATATCAAGCGTCAGTACAAGCTGATTTTGATGCTGGCCCTGTTCGCCGTCGTGTTCGCGTCGGTCTTTGCCCTCTACGATCTGCAGGCGGAGGCGGTCTTTTACGCGGCCTCCCTGTGCCTGCTAATCGGGCTTGTGCTCTTCTTTGTGGGGTACCGGCGGTATCTGCGCACCCATCGGGAGCTCAAGCGGCTGCTGGCGAACGTGGAGGAGCTCTCCTTCTGCCTCCCACCGCCCCAGGGCGCGCTGGAGGCGGACTACCAGGCGCTGGTGCGCTCCCTCTGCCAGGACAGGGCCCGGATTGTAGCGGAGGGAGAGGACAGAAGCAAAGACATGCTGGACTATTTTACCCTCTGGGTCCACCAGATTAAGACGCCGGTGGCAGCCATGAGCCTGCTGCTCCAGACGGAGGAGGCCAGCCGGGAGGCGATGGGCGCGGAGCTTTTGAAGATCGAGCAGTACGTGGAGATGGTGCTGACCTATCTCCGGTTGGGCGGCGACTCCACGGACTATGTGCTGCGCCGGTGCAGTCTGGACGAGCTGGTCCGCGCCTGCGCGCGCCGGTATGCAAAGCTGTTTGTGCTCAAAAAGATATCCCTGCGTTTCGACGAGACGGGACGCAGCGTGCTCACGGATGAGAAGTGGCTCTCCTTTGTGGTGGGGCAGCTGCTCTCAAACGCCATCAAGTATACGCCGGAAGGCGGCGAGGTCCGGGTCTATGGAGACGGGCAGACGCTGGTGGTCTCGGACACGGGCATTGGAATCCGGGAGGAGGACCTGCCCCGTGTGTTTGAAAAGGGGTTTACAGGGCAAAATGGGCGGGCGGAGAAAAAATCCACCGGCATCGGGCTCTACCTCTGCCGGAGGATATTGGACAAGTTGGGCGGTTCCGTTTCCATCGTGTCCCGGCCGGGGAAGGGGACCATTGTCCGGGTGCTGCTGCCGGAGGGGAAGCAGGTTTTGGAGTAA
- a CDS encoding response regulator transcription factor, with amino-acid sequence MEGYRILIVEDDGVIARVMEEHLKSWGYTVRCVTDFEHVLEEFAAFDPQLVLMDISLPFFNGYHWCAELRRVSKVPVVFISSASDDMNLIMAVNMGGDDFLPKPFELPVLTAKVQALLRRTYDFGAPAHVLSCGGAVLNVSDSSLSAGGRRVELTRNELRILQLLIENRGRIVSRETLMVRLWESDAFVDENTLTVNMTRLRKKLGSAGLSDLIQTKKGAGYLVE; translated from the coding sequence TTGGAAGGATATCGGATTTTAATTGTGGAGGACGACGGCGTCATTGCCCGGGTGATGGAGGAGCATCTGAAAAGCTGGGGATACACGGTCCGCTGTGTTACGGATTTTGAGCACGTGCTGGAGGAGTTTGCCGCCTTTGATCCCCAGTTGGTGCTGATGGACATCTCCCTGCCCTTTTTCAACGGCTATCACTGGTGCGCGGAGCTGCGCAGGGTGTCCAAGGTGCCGGTGGTGTTTATCTCCTCCGCCTCCGACGACATGAACCTCATTATGGCGGTCAATATGGGAGGGGACGACTTTCTGCCCAAGCCCTTTGAGCTGCCGGTATTGACGGCAAAGGTGCAGGCGCTGCTGCGCCGTACCTACGACTTCGGCGCTCCGGCCCATGTGCTCAGCTGCGGAGGGGCGGTGCTGAATGTGTCGGACTCCTCGCTCAGCGCCGGGGGCAGACGGGTGGAGCTGACCCGCAACGAGCTACGGATATTGCAGCTGCTGATAGAGAACCGGGGCAGGATCGTCAGCCGGGAAACCCTGATGGTACGGCTGTGGGAGTCGGATGCCTTTGTGGATGAAAACACGCTGACGGTCAATATGACCCGGCTGCGGAAAAAATTGGGGAGCGCCGGCCTTTCGGACCTGATTCAGACCAAAAAGGGCGCCGGCTATCTGGTGGAGTGA
- a CDS encoding NAD-dependent protein deacylase, with amino-acid sequence MDERIRKLKELVEGSDNIVFFGGAGVSTESGIPDFRSVDGLYHQQYRYPPETILSHTFYKQNPEEFFRFYRSKLLCPGAKPNAAHRKLAELEAREKLKAVITQNIDGLHQAAGSKTVLELHGSTLRNYCERCGKFYPMEAILHGEEIPRCTCGGRIKPDVVLYEEGLDSTTLTDAVRCLTDAELLIIGGTSLSVYPAAGLVHYFRGRNVVVINKTAVGGEADLFIDRPIAETLAQI; translated from the coding sequence ATGGACGAAAGGATCAGAAAGCTGAAAGAACTGGTGGAGGGCTCTGACAATATTGTGTTCTTTGGCGGCGCCGGAGTGAGCACGGAGAGCGGCATTCCCGACTTTCGCAGTGTGGACGGGCTGTACCATCAGCAGTACAGGTACCCGCCGGAAACCATCCTCAGCCACACATTCTACAAGCAAAATCCAGAGGAGTTTTTCCGCTTTTACCGCAGCAAGCTCCTGTGCCCGGGGGCAAAGCCCAATGCGGCCCACCGCAAGTTGGCGGAGCTGGAGGCAAGGGAAAAGCTGAAGGCGGTGATCACGCAGAACATCGACGGCCTGCATCAGGCCGCGGGAAGCAAAACCGTGCTGGAGCTCCACGGCAGCACGCTGCGCAACTACTGTGAGCGGTGCGGAAAATTCTACCCCATGGAGGCGATCCTCCACGGCGAAGAAATCCCCCGCTGCACCTGCGGCGGACGGATCAAGCCCGACGTGGTGCTCTATGAGGAGGGGTTGGACAGCACCACGCTGACCGATGCGGTCCGATGCCTGACGGATGCGGAATTGCTGATCATCGGGGGAACCTCCCTGAGCGTCTATCCCGCGGCGGGGCTGGTCCACTATTTCCGGGGCCGAAACGTAGTGGTCATCAACAAGACCGCGGTAGGCGGTGAAGCGGACCTGTTCATCGACCGGCCCATCGCCGAAACCCTGGCTCAAATATAG
- a CDS encoding arsenate reductase family protein — protein sequence MNIQIFGSSKSFDTKKAERWFKERRIKYQYVDLPAKGLSPREYQSVRQKVGYAALVNTRCRAYADLYMAYITPEAAEEKLLEHPELFNTPIVRNGKEATVGYCPEVWSKWE from the coding sequence ATGAATATTCAAATTTTCGGTTCCAGTAAATCCTTTGACACAAAAAAGGCGGAGCGCTGGTTCAAAGAGCGGCGCATCAAATACCAGTATGTGGACCTTCCTGCCAAGGGTCTCTCCCCAAGGGAGTATCAGTCCGTCAGGCAGAAGGTGGGCTATGCGGCGCTGGTGAACACCAGGTGCCGGGCCTATGCGGACCTCTACATGGCCTATATCACGCCGGAAGCGGCGGAGGAAAAGCTGTTGGAGCACCCGGAGCTGTTCAACACGCCCATCGTCCGCAACGGGAAAGAGGCCACCGTGGGCTACTGCCCCGAGGTCTGGAGCAAATGGGAGTGA
- a CDS encoding cation diffusion facilitator family transporter gives MISLLAKALIKDYRQYASAPVRKAYGLLCGAVGICLNILLFAGKLFAGTISGSIAITADAFNNLSDAGSSLITLLGFQLAGQKPDKNHPFGHGRVEYLSGLVVSVLILLMGLELGKSSIEKILHPGEVEFSVLAVGILAASIVVKVYMCLYNRSVGKKISSPAMRATAMDSLSDSISTAVVLAASLVGHFTGLQIDGWCGVLVALFILWTGYGAARDTISPLLGQPPTPEFVHEIESLVMAHQGVRGIHDLVVHDYGPGRLMISLHAEVPSHEDIMTLHDEIDNIERELREKLSCEAVIHMDPVVTDDDVTEQTRRKVTELVHVVDPSISIHDFRMVSGPTHTNVIFDAVVPFQFRMSDEEAAQAISRAVRTMEGNYYAVVTVEKSYI, from the coding sequence ATGATTTCTCTGCTGGCGAAAGCCCTCATCAAAGATTACCGGCAGTACGCCTCCGCACCGGTGCGCAAGGCCTATGGATTGCTGTGCGGCGCGGTGGGAATCTGCCTGAATATTCTGCTGTTTGCCGGGAAGCTGTTTGCCGGGACCATCTCCGGGTCCATCGCCATCACCGCCGATGCCTTCAACAACCTCTCCGACGCCGGCTCCTCCCTGATCACGCTGCTTGGGTTTCAGTTAGCGGGCCAGAAACCGGATAAGAATCACCCATTCGGCCACGGACGGGTGGAATACCTCTCCGGCCTTGTGGTGTCGGTGCTGATTCTGCTGATGGGCCTGGAGTTAGGAAAATCCTCCATCGAAAAAATCCTCCACCCCGGTGAGGTGGAGTTCTCCGTTCTGGCCGTTGGGATTTTGGCGGCCTCCATTGTGGTAAAGGTGTACATGTGCCTCTATAACCGCAGCGTGGGAAAGAAGATCAGCTCTCCGGCCATGCGGGCCACGGCCATGGACAGCCTGTCCGACAGCATCTCCACCGCGGTGGTGCTGGCCGCCTCCCTGGTGGGCCACTTTACCGGACTGCAGATCGACGGCTGGTGCGGCGTGCTGGTGGCCCTGTTCATCCTGTGGACGGGCTACGGCGCGGCCAGGGACACCATCAGCCCGCTTCTGGGCCAGCCGCCCACGCCGGAATTTGTGCACGAAATTGAGTCTCTGGTCATGGCGCACCAGGGCGTCCGGGGCATCCACGACCTGGTGGTCCACGACTACGGACCGGGCCGCCTGATGATCTCCCTCCATGCCGAGGTACCCTCCCACGAGGACATCATGACGCTTCACGATGAGATCGACAACATTGAGCGGGAGCTGCGCGAAAAGCTCAGCTGTGAGGCGGTCATTCACATGGACCCGGTGGTCACGGACGACGATGTCACCGAGCAGACCCGCAGGAAGGTGACGGAGCTGGTGCACGTGGTGGATCCGTCCATTTCCATTCACGACTTCCGCATGGTCAGCGGCCCCACACACACCAATGTGATTTTTGACGCCGTGGTGCCATTTCAGTTTCGGATGTCCGATGAGGAGGCAGCCCAGGCCATCAGCCGGGCCGTGCGCACCATGGAGGGAAACTACTATGCCGTGGTGACGGTGGAAAAGTCCTACATTTGA
- a CDS encoding Na+/H+ antiporter NhaC family protein: MAVCFLLFLTAVGACLVTGRPLLYAIFFGLVLFFAMGLKRGYCAKALWAMAWRKGKKALIVVQILICIGMLTAMWRSCGTIAFFSYYGVRAVTPSFFILIAFLLTTVLSLLLGSSFGVIGTAGIILMALARSGGVSVAVTAGAILSGSYFGDRCSPASSCLALISAVTGTEMRRNLQLTQRTVLVPLALTTAVYALLSYMHPIARVDGEILGALAGRFSLHWVVVVPALIMLVLPLCKVEIKLTMVLSIVSAAVITVALQGMGAGEMLRTLVLGYDPADPLLARVLHGGGLFSMASSMGMIFITSLYSGILEGANLLEPVRHHVDSLADRIGLYLTTALVSVASVFIFCNQSVMVFMDEQLLRQTYRRKDNSPTDLAIDIANTGVVLAELVPWSISLTIPLAMLGAGLSAAPYAVLHYVLPLCYYFTRPHFHEQISRKERLA, from the coding sequence ATGGCTGTTTGCTTTTTGCTGTTTCTGACGGCGGTGGGGGCCTGCCTTGTGACGGGGCGGCCGCTGCTGTACGCGATTTTTTTTGGCCTTGTCCTCTTTTTTGCCATGGGACTGAAGCGGGGCTACTGCGCGAAAGCCCTGTGGGCGATGGCGTGGAGAAAAGGGAAGAAGGCGCTGATCGTGGTGCAGATTCTGATCTGCATCGGGATGCTGACCGCCATGTGGCGCTCCTGCGGGACCATTGCCTTTTTCTCCTATTACGGGGTTCGGGCGGTGACGCCCTCCTTCTTTATCCTGATTGCCTTTCTGTTGACCACGGTGCTCTCACTGCTGTTAGGCAGTTCTTTCGGCGTGATCGGCACGGCGGGCATAATTCTCATGGCCCTGGCCCGCAGCGGCGGGGTCAGCGTGGCGGTGACGGCGGGGGCCATTCTCTCCGGCTCCTATTTCGGCGACCGCTGTTCGCCGGCCTCCTCCTGCCTGGCACTGATCAGCGCCGTGACGGGAACCGAGATGCGCCGCAATCTGCAGCTGACCCAGCGGACGGTGCTGGTGCCGCTGGCATTGACCACGGCCGTGTACGCCCTGCTCTCCTATATGCACCCCATCGCCCGGGTGGACGGGGAGATTCTTGGCGCCCTGGCCGGCCGGTTCAGCCTCCACTGGGTGGTTGTGGTGCCGGCGCTCATCATGCTGGTGCTGCCTCTTTGCAAGGTGGAGATCAAGCTGACCATGGTGCTGAGCATCGTATCCGCGGCAGTGATTACGGTGGCGCTCCAAGGCATGGGAGCGGGGGAAATGCTGCGCACGCTTGTGCTGGGCTACGATCCGGCGGACCCCTTGCTGGCCCGGGTTCTCCACGGCGGCGGGCTCTTTTCCATGGCGTCCTCCATGGGCATGATCTTTATCACCAGCCTCTACTCCGGGATTCTGGAGGGCGCCAACCTGCTGGAGCCTGTGCGCCATCATGTGGACTCTCTGGCCGACCGCATTGGTCTCTACTTAACCACGGCCCTGGTCAGCGTGGCCAGCGTTTTCATATTCTGTAATCAGAGCGTGATGGTCTTTATGGATGAGCAGCTCCTGAGGCAGACCTACCGCCGCAAGGACAATTCTCCGACAGACCTGGCCATAGACATCGCCAACACAGGCGTGGTGTTGGCGGAACTGGTGCCCTGGAGCATCTCCCTGACCATCCCCCTTGCCATGTTGGGAGCGGGACTCAGCGCGGCACCCTACGCGGTGCTGCACTACGTGCTGCCTCTTTGCTACTATTTTACCCGCCCCCATTTTCATGAACAAATTTCCCGAAAGGAAAGACTTGCATGA
- the spoVAD gene encoding stage V sporulation protein AD has translation MTSKQLGKRTVAFASPPSVISFSNIGGKMESRGPLADYFDELDQDSFFGEKTWEKGESAMQKRVLNRALQKAGMAPADLDYIFAGDLLNQCIGSSFGLREFGVPFLGLYGACSTMGESLAMAAMAIDGGFATLAAAMTSSHFCTAERQYRMPVPYGNQRTPTAQWTATAAGCCILGAQGDGPYITHATCGRIVDLGISDVNNMGAAMAPAAHDTLLSFFQDTNTSPSDFDLVVTGDLGALGHEILCDLMAQDGVRMGKNYKDCGLLLYDLEQQDMHAGGSGCGCSASVLNGYLLRGMREKRWKRILFAPTGALLSPTSSFQGESIPGISHAICISNTK, from the coding sequence ATGACAAGCAAACAACTGGGAAAACGAACGGTGGCCTTTGCCTCGCCGCCGTCGGTGATCTCTTTTTCCAATATAGGCGGCAAAATGGAAAGCCGCGGCCCCCTTGCAGACTATTTTGACGAGTTAGACCAGGACTCCTTCTTTGGCGAGAAAACCTGGGAAAAGGGTGAATCCGCCATGCAGAAGCGGGTTTTGAACCGGGCGCTGCAAAAGGCGGGGATGGCCCCCGCCGACCTGGACTATATTTTCGCGGGAGACCTGCTGAACCAGTGCATCGGTTCCTCCTTCGGCCTGCGGGAGTTCGGCGTGCCCTTCCTTGGCCTCTATGGAGCCTGCTCCACCATGGGCGAGAGCCTTGCCATGGCGGCCATGGCCATTGACGGCGGCTTTGCCACGCTGGCCGCGGCCATGACCTCCTCCCACTTCTGCACGGCGGAGCGGCAGTACCGCATGCCCGTGCCCTACGGCAACCAGCGGACTCCCACCGCCCAGTGGACCGCCACCGCCGCCGGATGCTGCATCTTAGGCGCCCAGGGCGACGGGCCCTATATCACCCATGCCACCTGCGGCAGGATCGTGGACCTTGGCATCTCCGACGTGAACAACATGGGCGCGGCCATGGCCCCCGCCGCCCACGATACGCTGCTGTCTTTTTTCCAGGACACCAACACCTCCCCCTCCGATTTCGACCTGGTGGTCACCGGGGACCTTGGGGCTCTTGGCCATGAAATCCTCTGCGATCTGATGGCCCAGGACGGCGTCAGGATGGGGAAGAACTACAAGGACTGCGGGCTGCTGCTCTATGACCTGGAGCAGCAGGATATGCACGCCGGAGGGTCTGGCTGCGGCTGCTCGGCCTCCGTGCTCAACGGCTATTTGCTGCGGGGCATGCGGGAAAAGCGGTGGAAGCGCATTCTCTTCGCCCCCACCGGCGCACTGCTCTCACCAACCTCCTCCTTCCAGGGGGAATCCATCCCCGGCATCAGCCACGCCATCTGCATATCCAATACCAAGTGA
- the spoVAE gene encoding stage V sporulation protein AE produces the protein MDYLNAFLCGGILCAIGQILIDKTQLTPARILTGYVVSGVILGALGIYEPIVQWGGAGATVPLTGFGYNLAKGVSKAVGEKGWLGVLTGGLTATAGGIAAAVLFGFLMAMLFRPGDKR, from the coding sequence ATGGACTACTTGAATGCGTTTCTTTGCGGCGGTATCCTCTGCGCCATCGGGCAGATTCTCATCGATAAGACCCAGCTGACTCCCGCCCGCATCCTCACCGGCTACGTGGTGTCCGGCGTGATTCTGGGGGCCCTGGGCATTTATGAGCCCATCGTCCAGTGGGGCGGCGCCGGAGCCACCGTCCCCCTGACCGGCTTTGGTTACAACCTGGCCAAGGGCGTGAGCAAGGCCGTGGGTGAGAAGGGCTGGCTGGGCGTCCTCACCGGAGGGCTCACCGCCACCGCAGGCGGCATCGCAGCGGCCGTGCTGTTCGGCTTCCTCATGGCCATGCTGTTTCGCCCCGGCGACAAACGCTAA
- a CDS encoding tyrosine-type recombinase/integrase, producing MNGYLMTQREIAAFEQHLRGEERSAGTIEKYLRDVNAFARWMEGRAVAREDAARWKAHLLDHGYAPVTINSMLAALNGFFRFAGWEGYRVKFLKVQRRMFREASRELSRGDYGRLLDTARERGQERLALLMEAIGGTGVRVSEVRYLTVEAALAGRAEVSLKGKIRVILLPEKLCRKLLKYAKKQKIASGEIFLTGSGKGLSRRQIWAEMKRLCRHAGVEPSKVFPHNLRHLFAATFYRACRDIAHLADVLGHSCIETTRIYLLATGAEQREQIDRLGLIR from the coding sequence ATGAATGGATATCTGATGACACAGCGGGAGATCGCGGCTTTTGAACAGCATCTCCGCGGCGAGGAGCGAAGCGCCGGCACGATTGAAAAATACCTGCGGGATGTGAATGCCTTCGCCCGCTGGATGGAGGGGCGGGCAGTGGCCAGGGAGGACGCCGCCCGGTGGAAGGCCCATCTTTTGGACCATGGTTACGCTCCGGTCACCATCAACTCCATGCTGGCCGCGCTCAACGGCTTTTTCCGCTTTGCGGGATGGGAGGGATACCGGGTGAAATTCTTAAAGGTCCAGCGGCGGATGTTCCGGGAGGCCAGCCGGGAGCTGAGCCGCGGCGACTACGGACGGCTGCTTGACACCGCGCGGGAGCGGGGACAGGAGCGGCTGGCTCTGCTGATGGAGGCCATCGGCGGAACCGGGGTGCGGGTCAGCGAGGTGCGCTATCTCACTGTGGAGGCGGCCCTTGCGGGGCGCGCGGAGGTGTCGCTGAAGGGGAAAATCCGGGTGATCCTCCTGCCCGAAAAGCTCTGCAGGAAGCTGTTGAAATACGCCAAAAAGCAAAAAATCGCCTCCGGTGAGATCTTTCTCACGGGAAGCGGAAAAGGCCTTTCGCGGCGGCAGATTTGGGCGGAGATGAAGCGGCTGTGCAGACATGCCGGGGTGGAACCCTCCAAGGTGTTTCCCCACAACCTCCGCCATCTCTTCGCGGCCACGTTTTACAGGGCCTGCCGGGACATTGCCCACCTGGCCGATGTGCTGGGCCACTCCTGCATCGAAACCACCCGCATCTATCTGCTGGCCACCGGCGCGGAGCAGAGGGAGCAGATAGACAGGCTGGGACTGATCCGTTAG